The window GGAAATCTCATCAGAGGTATGTGTTCTTTCTTCTCGAATCTCCACAGAATGTTCCAGTAAGCACACTACCAGTGTACAAAGATTACTTCAACTGGACTTTGACGTATCGTTTCGACTCTGACATCTGGCGGCCGTATGGCTGGTTAGCTAGTCGTCCCATGCCAATAAACGAATATCCAAGCACCACTAATTTTCAGTTGATACAGCCACAATATGATTCAAATGAGAACATATTAATACAAATATCTCAGAAGAAACACCTTGTAGCATGGTTTGTTTCGCGTTGTAATGTTGCTAGTCAGCGTTCAAAGTATGTGGAGAAATTGGCTAAATATATCCCTATTCATATTTATGGAAAGTGTGGAAATTACAGTTGTCCTAAAGGAAATAGAACTGGATGTTATGAACAACTtgaaagaaattataaattttatttgtcCTTTGAAAATTCTCTATGCAAGGACTATGTTACTGAAAAACTATTTGGTGTTATTAATTATAATGTGGTTCCAGTTGTATATGGAGGAGTCAACTATAGTAAAATTATGCCACCAATGTCTTACATAGATGCAGCAGACTTCAGCACTCCACAGGATCTAGCTGACTATCTTTTGTACTTAGACAAGACTCCAGATGAGTATGTCAAGTATTTCTGGTGGAAAAGCCACTACAGGGTCTACTCACAAAGTAAACATGTACTGTGCAAACTGTGTGAGATGTTGCACAATTTGAACCTGCCAAACAAAGTATATCCTGACATTAGAGAATGGTGGGGAGGTAAAGGCCTGTGTCACTCACCACAAGAAATTTTCAAAagtttttaataaagtttaatgtacattgatttaaaattttattaaatatttgagGAATATTTTCCAGATATCGCTACCTCTTCTTTCGGTGCAGTCTCCTTGCAGAAAGTCGGTGAGCATCGTGGAGTaagtttccttatttatttattaattctgcTTCCTGTATCAGAGTTGTTGTACCGTAGATGTGGAGCCAATGTGGGAGGATAATTTCCTCTGGCCATGTCTAGCCTTTCTCCTATGTCTTGCCTTCCATGATTGGTTGAATAAGGCTGCATTTGTCATTTTGGAAGGTGTAACCAGAATAGGTTgttttcctgcattttacaatatgtgTTACACAATTCGAACCTATCAGacataatatattctcatattagAGAATAGTGGGGTGGCGAACTTCCCAGCTCGATGTAGTACCTCCTCACTGGTGATGTGGTCTACCCATGGGATCGCCAACATTCTGGGATACATCCATATATCAAAAGCCTGCAGTCTTTCAACACCGTAAAGTAGCACCAGTAACAACACCTTACGACACACTGTGTTTTGAATTGGAGTTCACCATTGCGCACTAAATTTCAGAAACAAACTTCTTGTTTTGATTCCCTGGTTCCCTACTGACGATTGttatataaattaaaatactaGTATAATTGTTCCACCAAGTGAATGCATTCATATTTATTCACAACTCAAGATTGCAAAAAAAGATTTAAAGTAACAGTAGGTCTACATGTTTCAGCCTCATTAGGCCATTTTCAGCTGCATAGAAATAACATTGGCTAAGAATTTAATGTAATGAAATACTACAAAACATGAATAGAATTTACATTCATAAGATATAGATACTTCAAGATAAAATAGATGCGTGCTAAAATATCATTAGATGAGAGTTGCCCAGTAAGGTGAACCGGCAGCTGATAAGTGTTTCCCTTCTGAATGATAgtagttgaagggatgttaagcTCATATCTCATGATTAACCTGTTCTCTCATGTCAGAAGATGTTTGCACTACTATGGTAACTCATGAGCTTTGACTGTTGTAGGGAATACAGTTACTTAGCCATGTGGGAggtttgtaataattttttttcttaccAATGACCAATGTATAGGGTACGGACAGGAAACTAGGGTATATGCCTTCAGAATTACTCAATGCTTTGCAGAGGTAAACCTCTTGATAAGAATAAGCATGCTGTGAAGTCTTGGTCAACCAGAGGAGTCAAATGATGGTTGGGGGTTCCATTTACAGCAAATAGCATATCGTTGCCATGCGAGCAATACCACGCAGTCTGACAgatctcttcctatccattactatccTTAATATTGGTCACACTTCCGAGCTTCATATGGATATGCTGTTGAACAGAATTTTTTTGTTGCGTTAATTTTCCTATACAGATATGCAGGGGACGGATTTTTACTTAATAAATGTTTTcatctgggagatattgggttcaaaccccactgtcggcagccctgaagatggttttctctagtttcccattttcacaccaggcaaaatgttggggtatatcttaatcaaggccatggccgctttcctatcccatcattgcaacgtaaagaaaatcgtaaaagaaaaatacttttttgCTTATAGATAAaagacatgcctttgctggcaaaacCTAGTATTTACAGAGAACTATGTCTTCTGGCGTAGGCTAAaacgaatttgttactttcactgacctgtctcggtctcatccttagctttgacaatatgaaagtgaccgaggtgtgagtgatgctagtaacactattccttatgcaaccagtccctgttacgaGTGTTGTGAaaaagttgctcatagggtcaattggtgcgggcatttcagtgggtttggcagactgatatgtaatagcaatttccggctcagtgaggaaagcaacgggaaactacctcactcctcatttcaaatcaaatcaaaatctctgtatttgcaaatgaggtgtctacctcggtggcaaatggtacactaaaatacattattgtcaagaactaaattttaaattaacaagagaagaagaaaattttcctagaatacaatattatacaatttatgctaacaattttttctattaaacacacagctcattcttaataaatttatgttgtttacaaaattgTACTTATATCATCTCcttacttacaaacatagtcatacagtatgtggaattacttcaaataatactatacaactggtataagattaaaatttacattgcatttatttatttatttttttacccattttggaacctaagtagcataacgacctgctgcgtcttaaccagagtccctttcgccaccacttttcagagttcctgaagggccttcacagctactgtagtggtcccagggccctcgaagtccccactgtacttcacccccacagACAGTCCCCTACtacggctgtccaaactccatagaccaggggatggaattaatttattcacattttttatttacagtaacctgcacaggtcgaatgccctctaacatttcatttattttttctgttgctgtttattctcttcttgaatatctacagattttggaaaaggatcaaacactacccctggtaaactgttccattccttcacgcccttcccaatgaatgaaattttatcccaatcacttctgctaaaattccttctaattttatacttgtggtcagttctgccaatataattagtttccaactgaagcttctcacggatttctccccttgcttcttctcctgtataggctctatataatcctatatgtctagttttctcccttctcttacttaaagtttcctacccaagtttctctaacatttctgatacactactttttctcctgaaatcccctgttacaaatcttgctgctttcctctgcaccctatctatttcttttattaggtattcttggtgaggatcccaaacactgttttcatattccaataatggacgaaccatacttaagtaactttttttcttttaactctttgttgcatactttaagtagtctcattatgacatgtaacgatctgtatgctttcccacaaatgtcatcaacatgacccttccagtgcaaattactttcaaatttcacacctaagtatttgcacttgccatcttttgggataactacctcatccaaagtatattcaaattcagttttaaagttcctgtttgtaaatgttgtaacagttgatttgcctccactaaccttcatattattttcttcaacccattgttggatactttcaaggtccctttgtaattctgaacaatcctcaatgtaatttatttccctataaacaattatgtcatctgcatacaatcttatttttgatgttatattgttccttaatcatttgcgtatattaagaaaagtaacggaccgattatactaccctgtgcaattcccttccaaactttctcttcgtgtgatatattattttctactttgactttctgaacccttgaatttagaaatgttcttatccatcGTATAACCCTtatatccaatcctattccctccaatttatttaatattattccatgttccactctatcaaaggctttggaaagatctatggctatgcaatctaactggcctcctgaatccagctgatctgatatgtcctgctgaagtcccatcagttgtgcctcacaagaaaatttatttctaaatccatactggctcctcatgaaccaatttttatcatcacatatccctctgatgtactttgctattaaactctccagtattttacaaactatactggtcaggctgattggtctgtagttctctgtttttttttatcaccctttcctttataaattgttattatcatagtcaaagagaaattttaaataaggcactatgtaccaccgcattgtctttaatacctccccagtaatttgatcacttcctgctgcttttccttgctgaagcagttggatttctctgaaaatatcttcatttgtgaatgagaagcttcttgtttccctatgtgtctctccctctccttcttctgttacagtttccaactcctgacaatcttctactgaatctctgaattccctactagatagatttgctttctcagtatctgttgaatagtgtacacccccttctcccaccattgtaggaatttggattactTTTCCTTTTTGGTTCCTAatgtatgaatacagctttttccatttccctttgtggtcattaccctcttgaagtatgccactcatataattctcttttgcttcctttttcactctattcagttctttCATTAGcttttttctagtttctctattcttcctaccctctttgattttcctgtttactattctacatttccgttttaattttcttacttcccttgtataataaagagggtctgaggtcattttacccttcttaaaaGGTACAGATTTCTTCTCACCTTCCCAAATGattcccttgtatgcctcttcagtggtgccacctaacggctgatggcggagctgttgaggtccaatccagcctccgggctgagcatttaacat is drawn from Anabrus simplex isolate iqAnaSimp1 chromosome 1, ASM4041472v1, whole genome shotgun sequence and contains these coding sequences:
- the LOC136872638 gene encoding alpha-(1,3)-fucosyltransferase C, yielding MPHFNFGGTGQKPFEDAGCPVNSCIITDRVTDKLEMPVEEYDAVLFHMYYVKKWQLPNQRKSHQRYVFFLLESPQNVPVSTLPVYKDYFNWTLTYRFDSDIWRPYGWLASRPMPINEYPSTTNFQLIQPQYDSNENILIQISQKKHLVAWFVSRCNVASQRSKYVEKLAKYIPIHIYGKCGNYSCPKGNRTGCYEQLERNYKFYLSFENSLCKDYVTEKLFGVINYNVVPVVYGGVNYSKIMPPMSYIDAADFSTPQDLADYLLYLDKTPDEYVKYFWWKSHYRVYSQSKHVLCKLCEMLHNLNLPNKVYPDIREWWGGKGLCHSPQEIFKSF